From the genome of Labrus bergylta chromosome 4, fLabBer1.1, whole genome shotgun sequence, one region includes:
- the LOC136178877 gene encoding tripartite motif-containing protein 16-like, with translation MAQKGVQLDREAFSCSICLDLLKDPVTVPCGHSYCMNCIKSHWDKEDEKTIYSCPQCRQTFTPRPVLVKNTMLAVLVEELKKTGLQAAPADHCYAGSEDVACDVCTGRKLKACKSCLQCLASYCEKHLQPHFEAAPLKKHKLVEPSMKLQENVCSRHDEVMKMFCRTDQQSICYLCSVDEHKGHDTVSAAAERQEKQRELEVSRQNIQQRIQDREKDVKLLQQEVEDINGSADKTVGNSEKIFTELIRLMEKRRSDVKQQVRSQQQTEVSRVRELQEKLEQEITELKRKDAELEKLSHTEDHNQFLHDYPSLSPLSESTPSSSIKIRPLRYFEDVTAAVSEVRDKLQDVLREKWTNISQTVTEVDVLLSGPKPEPKTRAEFFKYSCDITLDPNTAQTQLLLSDENRKVTVMREQQSYSSHPDRFTDWWQVLSKESLMGRCYWEVELRGRGVSVAVTYKNISRTGCVFGRNDKSWALDCYNNSYYFCYNKVSTPVSGPQSSRVGVYLDHRAGILSFYSISETMTLLHRVQTTFTQPLHAGLRFYNFKDSAELCKLK, from the coding sequence atggcgcagaaaggagttcaactagaccgggaggccttctcttgttccatctgtctggatctcctgaaggatccggtgactgttccctgtggacacagttactgtatgaactgtattaaaagccactgggataaagaggatgaaaagacaatctacagctgccctcagtgtaggcagactttcacaccgaggcctgttctggtgaaaaacaccatgttggcagttttagtggaggagctgaagaagactggactccaagctgctcctgctgatcactgctatgctggatctgaagatgtggcctgtgatgtctgcaccgggaggaaactgaaagcctgtaagtcctgtctgcagtgtctggcctcttactgtgagaaacatcttcagcctcattttgaagcagctccattaaagaaacacaagctggtggagccctccatgaagctccaggagaacgtctgctctcgtcatgatgaggtgatgaagatgttctgtcgtactgatcagcagtcgatctgttatctctgctctgtggacgaacacaaaggtcatgacacagtctcagctgcagcagaaaggcaagagaagcagagagagctcgaggtgagtcgacaaaacatccagcagagaatccaggacagagagaaagatgtgaagctgctccaacaggaggtggaggatatcaatggctctgctgataaaacagtggggaacagtgagaagatcttcactgagctgatccgtctcatggagaaaagacgctctgatgtgaagcagcaggtcagatcccagcagcaaactgaagtgagtcgagtcagagagcttcaggagaagctggagcaggagatcactgagctgaagaggaaagacgctgaactggagaagctctcacacacagaagatcacaaccagtttctacacgactacccctcactgtcaccactcagtgaatctacaccctcatccagcatcaagatccgtcctctgaggtactttgaggatgtgacagcagctgtgtcagaagtcagagataaactacaggacgtcctgagagagaaatggacaaacatctcacagacagtgactgaagtggatgttttactgtcaggaccaaaaccagagcccaagaccagagctgagttcttcaaatattcatgtgacatcacactggatccaaacacagcacaaacacagctgttattatctgatgagaatagaaaagtaacagtaatgagagaacaacagtcttattctagtcacccagacagattcactgattggtggcaggtcctgagtaaagagagtctgatgggacgttgttactgggaagtggagttgagaggaagaggagtttctgtagcagtcacatacaagaatatcagcagaacaGGATGTGtgtttggacgtaatgacaaatcttgggcgttagattgttacaacaacagttattacttttgttacaacaaagtcagcactcctgtctcaggtcctcagtcctccagagtaggagtgtacctggatcacagagcaggtattctgtccttctacagcatctctgaaaccatgactctcctccacagagtccagaccacattcactcagcctctacatgctggactcaggttttataattttaaagactctgctgagttgtgtaagctgaagtag